DNA from Palaemon carinicauda isolate YSFRI2023 chromosome 26, ASM3689809v2, whole genome shotgun sequence:
AGAACTGTAAACTTGCAGAGGTTTCACACATCTAGAACAGATTTTGTCTCATATCTAACCCAACACTTTGGAGACTAGGATTAACCTGTCATAAAAACCCTACGTGTTCAAGATCTTATCCTTTTCCTAAGTTTTACATTACAATTTCTAGTTTCAAAATCTGTGCCTTCCCAGTATTTGATAGATAATTCAGACATGAAATTGGTACTTGGAACAAATTAGTGAATGGAATCTATTTGAATCCGGTAACATTTTGACAACAGCAAGCACCAAATTGGGAGAAAGGCTCTCCAAAAGGTGATAAAATACTGTAGTGGGAAAGTCTTCCTCAAACAGAAATTTGCTGAGGAGGACTGTCATAATGTTCTCTGATAAGCTAATAATGTGCAATGCCATCCAAAAAATGATGCAACCAATCAGTTTTTGTCAAAATTTTAACATTTATCTAAAACAGATACACTTTGTTCTAAGGGAATCATACAATATGCTATGCTTTTGCATAAGAAATAAGAAGCTGCTTAAAGAGCATTTACTTCAGCGAGTGGTGTGATAATAGGATCCAGGCTACCAACTCGAGTCTTCTGCTTTGAAATCTAGTGGTCTAAAGGAGTGGCTTGGACTGCAGGAAGGCAAGGATTTCTCAGCATAATGGTTTAGAGTACAGTAACTAAAGAACTCTTCATCTATGAGAGGATCTTGAATCAGTGGTGTGCTGTGCACCGGTAGAACCCTTACTGAATAGTGTGCTATGATCACTAGACACAACTTGAGGATTTAGGCTAGGGTTTGAAATAGGGAAGAATTACTGCTTTTACTAAAAGACACACTGGCCTTCTTAGATACCACAAAAGAAGCTTAAGAAGTTAAGAGCTTTCAATGCTCAGCACTATAAAAGCTAGACTCGTCATGGACTGGAGTGGTATTTTCGTCAACATTCTCGCCAttatcaactagcctagtcttctctggattaTCCCCTGAAATAAAAGCATTTCATTTTATGCTTTAGACTTTTAACTTGGTCACCAACCATTGAAACCTACTTTTCCATTAGAGGAACACTGAGGACTGCACTCCTCACACCAATTTTCTAAATCACAATATTGGCCCCTAGCACGAGACAAAGAGAATGTGGATTATGATCGCCGAGAAACAGTTCCTTTGAAGAATCTGTGCATTGATTACAAACAAATCCAGAAGATATCTATAAAAGCACTAAACCCCAAAATAACTGAACAATTTGGAATAAGGGGCAACGCCAGTCAAGCAGAAAACAATGCAGTGACTGAAAGACAGATGGAATGGTTTGCCCAAAATATTGTTATTCCATTAGCTGCTAGAGGCTTATGTCTATTGAAtggatagaaaatgggaattttcttatAGTATGGAGCAAACATAGATATAACAAGAGTTGTGATGATAGAGAAACAACATGAACGTCAGTTGAGGTTCATAGAAATATACAGCAGTTGACTATTCTATATTTGTAGAACTAGTCTGCAAAAACTTTCGAcaacaattaaaaccataaaagcattgCCTTAACACCTCAAGCATAGGAAATGACTGCAATCCTCGGAGAAAATGTCAAGACGCAAGCTTATATATCAGAGCTGAACCTATTATCATGTGGTACAGAACCACAACATCTATTTGTGCAGTGATAACAAATGCAATGTCAAGAATAGTAAACCTTTCACATCAATGAAGTTGATTACGTAAAAGAGGATAGTTTAAATTATATGAAAACAAAACACTTATATTCCATAAGGTATTTCTAATTAGAACAAAGTATAAGCTGTGTACCTAATTAAAGCATAAAAGCACCAACTGTAAACCTATTAAAGCATAAACTTACACAATAATTCAACTAAATATCAAAGATTTTCGATTTATCGACAGTAGGCCAAACAGTACATTTGCTATCAGAAGGCCAAACATAGTACGTTTGCTATCAGAAGGCCAAACATAGTACGTTTGCTATCAGAAGGCCAAACATAGTACGTTTGCTATCAGAAGGCCAAACATAGTAAGTTTGCTATCAGAAGGCCAAACATAGTACGTTTGCTATCAGAAGGCCAAACATAGTACGTTTGCTATCAGAAGGCCAAACATAGTACGTTTGCTATCAGAAGGCCAAACATAGAACGTTTGCTATCAAAAGGCCAATGGTTATTTTCATGTGTATTACCTTGATCAAGTAATGAATAAAACCCAAGAGAATATATTATACAGTTCATGACCTAAAATACTTCCCTTACCAAAGGTTTATTGTGGTTTAATACCATTGTTCAACAAGAGGGCTTAAATATTAAACTACAACCTCTACTAACAACCAGTGTAGTGAAACCACTTAAAAGAGGTTAATGAAGGCATGACTGAAATTGtaaattaaaaatatacatttaattttttaaaGCATCTCGCAAAACATTTTACATAGCTATTGCTATTAAAAAGTTTAAATGTGGCCCAAATTGTGTGGAAAACCTTTATCTTTTTAAGTTCAGTGTACTAAAAATACGAAAATAATGCATTCAAAATATTCTACAAAAAATATACTTAAAAGGGGTCACATAATATTGATGTAACATATTTTACAGGGAAGTTAAGATAAGAATCAACAACTAGGAAACATTAACAAAAACTGAAAAGCTAAGTAACATTACACAGGGATGAAAAAAATTTGCATGCAAATATTCGTTTAAAACTTCTGGGATGCTTATTTAAAATAATTATCCCTGAGGAAGTtaagcttatataaatatatttttgtaaattcctGAAATGTAGAAGAGTAGTAAAGTGCCATAAAAGTAAAAGTTTCATAAGGATTAATCGTTTGCTATTGTACTGGCAAATTAATTTCTGTATTATTAAGGCACCTTTTTGTATAAAAAGTTGACATTTTGAGTATTACCTTTGAGCACCAAAATTTTCAGTTAAGATTTTATGAAGCATTAGGTTGCTATAAAAAATTACTGTAACagtaaaaaatgtataaatgcaaagcaatttatatatattttttgtatagcaCATCAAAAAGGCCATGAAGCATGAGAATAAAGTCTTGTCTTATGGTAAGACAGAAGCAAACGTATCCTGGAAGTCAAAATACACAAAGAATATCAAGGTTTCAATTTAAATTGTAGCTGACATGTATAATGCTTAGACTAATAAAATTTGCTTTGCTCCTACTCTCAAATGAAAATTTGTAAACATTATCCATAATGTTTTTTTACCAGCACTTCAAGGGACATAAAGGTAACTAAACTACTTTCTTAACACTGGTTACATACTAATTTTTGTTAAGTACTTTAAATAGGTTCATctgcagcattaaaaaaaaaagcgaGCTTACTGGTTGATTACTGCAGAAAGTCATCTATAAAAGTTTGTgcattattagtaatatcaaaggCTACAGATCTCTAAAATTTCTCACTATAATCTCAAATTTATGATGCTACTTAACAAGAGTAAAGCTAAAAGCGGAGCTAAACTAACCTTAATCTTATAATTTCACTTTATATGTTTAATTAAACTTTAATTCCTAGTAATTAATCTATCTGAATCAAGCTGGAGTATGATAGTTTTCAAAACTGTActtgtgcattaaaaaaaaaatccaaattactttcagaaaaaaaaacaacttcaaggtggtaaaaccataaaaaaataaaacaaaactgaatatttacactgaatttaagaaaaaatatactttatattgctttgtatcaaattttcataatatatctaATGACCTTAGTAAAGATTTGGTCAAAATTACTGTATATTATTCACCATAGGAACTTTCTAAACTGGACTCTACTGAAATGCTAAATTCAAAAGATATTGGTGCCGGAAAATGTCTAAAGTTAAAGCATAATCTATTTTTCTTCTTCCCTTGGAGCGAGGTCCATGTACTTCCTGATTGAATTGTCCATTACATAATGAACACCAGAGTCAATTGGATGCACAATGAAAGGAATGCATCCTAAACCTATAGCAGTGGTTATCCACTTACGAGTTGTGAGGGGTACCCTTGGGATGGCTCGTGCCATGGCTAACAGGGATGCAGCACACACCCGGTTGATCGTAAAACCTGGTACAATAACAGATGCAAATGCCTGCCATACCAGAGTATCTACAGCTGCATGTGTGATAGCACGTTGTGTTGCACCCGGTTGCTGAAAAATTACAGTAATGCAATTAGGAAaagcttttaaaaataattttaattaattatcatGTACAGTTTAATTATTAAAGGTAAATCTTGTACTGCTACATATTGAGTAAATTATATAGCAAGAACACTTCCCCACCAAGTACCTGTAATTTGAAACTTTACTAAAATAGGCTGAAAGGAAGGACTCTATTATATGGATGTGAAAAAGGTGGatcttaaattttaattttaaatgtttttaacatGAGATTTAACAGCTTGGTCTTAACTTTAATTACCAATGTATTCATTAACTTTTCACATTTCCTCGTTCAGCCAATAGGTAAGATCGACCCGAGTCTCCTGCCCCACAAGAGCAGGAAAGAAAGGGTGATCCTCCAGAAAATACTGATGAGATATCTGGTGAAATTGCCCATGAGGAATGAGCTTCTCCAGAGGGAAAGGTGGCCTAGAAGGCTGCCCGTGACAAGCTGCAAGTACTGTCCTGGACAGGAACAGTCGCACTACCTCCTTGAACTTGCAGATGCAATCTGACGGAAAGACACTTGCTGCTGCTGTGTCCATCAGCATGCCAAAGTACATCAACCTCTTCTTGAGTATGAGGTTTGACTTCTCCCAGTTTATCATAATCCCAAAATCCtgacaaaatatgttattttgataataaaataaattttttaatatacttacccggtgattatatagctgcaactctgttgcccgacagacaactctacggtaaaaactcgccagcgatcgctacacaggttgcgggtgtgcccaacagcgccatctgtcgtccagatacccagtactcaatgtaaacaaagactcaattttctcctcgtcccactgcgtctctattggggaggaagggagggtcctttaatttataatcaccgggtaagtatattcaaaaatttattttattatcaaaataacatttttcaatatttaacttagccggtgattatatagctgattcacacccaggggggtgggtagagaccagcaatatatgtttacacttttatgagctaagagtttttatttcattttagaagttatcaaaataacaaaaacaaaataaataggtacctagtaaggaagtcgacttgaacaattactctgccttttaagtacgtcttccttacggagcctcgcgatcctcttaggatgatgatcgacccctaggatctgaagtatcaagggttgcaacccatacaacaggacctcatcaaaacccctaatctaggcgctctcaagaaatgactttgaccacccgccaaatcaaccaggatgcgaaaggcttcttagccttccggacaacccaaaaaacaacaataaaaacatttcaagagaaagattaaaagggtatggaattagggaattgtagtggttgagccctcacccactactgcactcgctgctacgaatggtcccagtgtgtagcagttcttgtaaagagactggacatctttcaagtaaaatgacgcgaacactgacttgcttctccaataggttgcgtccattatactttgcagagatatattttgcttaaaggccacggaagttgttacagctctaacttcgtgcgtcttcaccttaagcaaagttcggtcttcctcactcagatgtgaatgagcttctcgtattaacaatctgataaagtctgaccaagcattctttgacaaaggcaaggatggtttcttaactgaacaccataaagcttcagattggccttgtaaaggtttagtacgctttaaatagaacttaagagctctaacagggcataagactctttctagttcattgcctacgatctccgataagctggggatatcgaaagatttaggccaaggccgagaaggcagctcatttttggctagaaaaccaagttgtagcgaacaagtggctttttctgacgaaaatcctatgttcttgctgaaggcatgaatctcactgactcttttagccgaggctaagcataccaggaaaagagtcttaagagtgagatctttcagggaggctgattgtaacggctccaacctgtctgacatgaagaatcttagtaccacgtctaaattccatccaggggtagccaaacgacgctccttggtggtctcaaaagacttaaggaggtcttgcagatctttatgtttggaaagatctaagcctctatgccggaagaccgatgccaacatgcttctgtagcccttgatagtgggagctgaaagggatcgtccttttctcaggtataagagaaaaacagctatttgagctacagaggtactggtcgaggatacagaaactgacttgcaccagtctcggaagacttcccacttcgattggtagactctaatggaagaagctctccttgctctagcaatcgcactggctgcttccttcgaaaagcctctagctctcgagagtctttcgatagtctgaaggcagtcagacgaagagcgtggaggctttggagtaccttctttacgtgtggctgacgtagaaggtctacccttagaggaagactactgggaacgtctactaaccatcgaagtatctcggtgaaccattctctcgcgggccagagggaagcaactaacgtcaaccttgtcccttcgtgagaggcgaacttctgcagtaccttgttgacaatcttgaacggtgggaatgcgtagagatccagatgtgaccaatctaggaggaaagcatctatatgtattgctgctgggtccgggactggagagcatagattggaagcctcttggtcagcgaggttgcaaagagatctatggatggttttaccccaagtggcccaaagtctcttgcacacatccttgtggagggtccattcggttggaattacttgccctttccgactgagacaatctgctatgacgttcaagtcgccttggatgaacctcgttactagggagatgtcttgaccttttgaccagatgagcaggttccttgcgatctcgtacaacgtcagtgagtgggtacctccttgtttggagatgtacgccaaggccgtggtgatgtccgagttaacttccaccactttgcctcgaaggagagacttgaagcttttcaaggccagatgtactgccaacagctccttgcagttgatatgcatgctcctctgactcgagttccacagtcctgagcattcccgaccgtctagtgtcgcgccccagcccacgtccgatgcgtccgagaagagaacgtggttgggagtctgaacagccaggggaagaccctctcttaggttgatattgtccttccaccaagtcagccaagactttatcttttcggaaaccgggatcgagaccgcttctagcgtcttgtcctttttccagtgaaaagctagatggtattgaagaggacggaggtgtagtcttcctagtgacacaaattgttccacggatgacagcgtccctaccagactcatccacagcctgactgagcagcgttccttcttcagcatcatctggatggatagcagggcttgatctattctgggggctgatcgtcttgttgttcagcaacgtcctcatcagagggttcctcatccgaaaactgatgaggaaacggcaacggagtgggcaacgtctggctcactgagtccggtcgcactggtgcatgcgtgacggagccggacgcaacatcatggaactgctgcagtctgtgaactgtcaacaaccatgggtgcgcgaggaagcacagcgtcaacccgagactgtctagaccgtctgggttgtgcagtcaacaccctaccgggttgctgaggttgacgcactgcgtcaaaacaagtcacctctgctggttgttgaacgtcctgaacgtcaacaaccacctccgagcgtcgcttaacgtcaacgtgcggctggcatcccacactgggtcgcatcggtggaggaaccacctcaactggcagacgcgagtaggttacctcagcgtcaacagggcgcacaaccgaccggttggaaggttgttggccagaaggttcagtagcaaccttctccgcattaaagtcctctatcaaggacgcaagcttggactgcatgtcttgcagcaaagcccatttagggtctacgggagcaggtgtggcaacagacggggttagcgactgaggcggtaccgcttaccatccctgaaagccttgttatgcatgacataattgtacagcaaaacttcaaaggctcgaaaacagctgtgaagttgacctgtaaacaacttggagcgtctcctggccaggcgccgagaacttctctcgtgtcatatcagactctcgctctataaaccagtttaaaagaagggaaagcaaaggctgtatcccccaaactcctcctggtgaaaaaccagtcgcctagccaacgtaaagctctctaggagagcgagagagcactagcttaaaaacaacggcttcgaagtagctaggcctagtgtaagctctgacgtttaggcgaacgaggagcagcagtcacaaaaagatccggacaaagatccttaaaaaaatcatcatgatttaattaaagtccataggaggctaagcagctttaggctcctctccatctgacagagtcctcaagggaatatcagtaggagggggaacagcaacttcctcatctacaggaaccttgtccgataaaagctgagtctcaagcaagggagagacctaccgtggtgggaatgctttacaagcagagtccacactcactggtgcattagtagcggaccagaacgcaacgtcatgtaactgcttgacagtctgtgaactgtcaacaactgaactgtcaaccacaacaggtgcgtgaggacgcacagcgtccactcgagactgctttgactgcctagactgagcagtcaaaacaactctagaatgcggaggttgacgcacagtgtcaaaacaagtcaactccgattgttagtgaacgtcttgaacgtcaacaggagcatcagc
Protein-coding regions in this window:
- the LOC137619591 gene encoding mitochondrial fission process protein 1-like, with amino-acid sequence MSEVKEVDIYRDTPVRLLGYANEVGEAFRALTPLWFVRSTYGVASAYVVADTYDKSSKMSKQPGATQRAITHAAVDTLVWQAFASVIVPGFTINRVCAASLLAMARAIPRVPLTTRKWITTAIGLGCIPFIVHPIDSGVHYVMDNSIRKYMDLAPREEEK